One Streptomyces hundungensis DNA segment encodes these proteins:
- a CDS encoding Uma2 family endonuclease, which yields MTALPDWMRPPREEGWFAEDLDRLPEAPRHTELIDGALVFMMSPQRSWHGRLVTALTTTLTAQAPAGFEVEREMTIRLDARNRPEPDLLLTDLPYDPDRTWYSPEHVKLVVEAVSPESAHRDRTVKLRKYAEAGIPHYWCVEDENGAPVVHVYELDGPTSTYAPAGIFRGTLQRPVPFEITLNLNSLTPPRRG from the coding sequence ATGACCGCTCTGCCCGACTGGATGCGCCCGCCGCGCGAGGAAGGCTGGTTCGCGGAGGACCTGGACCGCCTCCCCGAGGCGCCTCGCCACACCGAACTCATCGACGGAGCGCTCGTCTTCATGATGTCGCCACAGCGGTCCTGGCACGGCCGCCTCGTCACTGCCTTGACCACCACGCTCACGGCACAGGCGCCGGCCGGCTTCGAGGTCGAGCGGGAGATGACGATCCGCCTCGACGCCCGCAACCGCCCCGAGCCGGACCTCCTGCTGACGGATCTGCCCTACGACCCGGACCGCACCTGGTACTCGCCGGAGCATGTGAAGCTCGTCGTCGAGGCCGTATCCCCCGAGTCGGCCCACCGCGACCGGACGGTGAAACTCCGCAAGTACGCGGAGGCGGGCATCCCGCACTATTGGTGCGTCGAGGACGAGAACGGCGCACCAGTCGTCCACGTCTACGAACTAGACGGACCAACCAGCACCTACGCGCCCGCCGGCATCTTCCGAGGCACCCTGCAACGCCCCGTGCCCTTCGAGATCACCCTGAACCTCAACAGCCTCACACCGCCCCGACGGGGTTGA
- the nshR gene encoding NshR/TsnR family 23S rRNA methyltransferase has translation MNSLAVITEKSDPAVQRIIDVTKPSRSVVKTALIEDIEPLMQCIGAGLDFIEVYGLETSPLPAELLAACEQRKIPVRLIESSIANHVFKTEKRPKAFGIVRVPKPCRFADLAATSGDLVVLDGVKIVGNIGAILRTSFALGAAGIVLVDSDLVSIADRRLVRASRGYVFSLPIVLATREEATGYFRESGIRLVAFDAEGELSTRDLRGIDERLALVFGSEKIGTSNDFEGLSVGKVSIPMNPAAESLNVSVTAGIALHERAEHNLPKG, from the coding sequence GTGAACAGTCTGGCCGTCATCACTGAGAAGTCCGATCCCGCTGTACAACGCATCATCGACGTGACGAAGCCGTCGAGATCCGTGGTCAAGACGGCGCTCATCGAGGACATCGAGCCCCTGATGCAGTGCATCGGCGCGGGGCTGGACTTCATCGAGGTCTACGGGCTCGAGACCAGCCCGCTCCCCGCCGAGCTGCTCGCGGCGTGTGAGCAGCGGAAGATTCCGGTGCGGCTGATCGAGTCCTCGATCGCCAACCACGTGTTCAAGACCGAGAAGCGGCCCAAGGCCTTCGGCATCGTCCGCGTACCGAAGCCGTGCCGCTTCGCCGATCTGGCCGCCACCAGCGGGGACCTCGTCGTCCTCGACGGCGTGAAGATCGTCGGCAACATCGGCGCGATCCTGCGGACGTCCTTCGCGCTCGGGGCCGCCGGCATCGTGCTCGTGGACAGTGACCTCGTCAGCATCGCGGACCGGCGTCTGGTCCGGGCGAGCCGGGGCTATGTCTTCTCGCTCCCGATCGTGCTCGCCACCCGCGAGGAGGCCACCGGCTACTTCCGGGAGAGCGGCATCCGGCTGGTCGCCTTCGACGCGGAGGGGGAGCTCAGCACCCGGGATCTGCGCGGCATCGACGAGCGGCTCGCGCTCGTCTTCGGCAGCGAGAAGATCGGTACGTCCAACGACTTCGAGGGGCTCTCGGTCGGCAAGGTGTCGATCCCGATGAACCCCGCGGCCGAGTCCCTCAACGTCTCCGTCACCGCCGGGATCGCGCTCCACGAGCGGGCCGAGCACAACCTCCCCAAGGGATAG